A portion of the Saimiri boliviensis isolate mSaiBol1 chromosome 1, mSaiBol1.pri, whole genome shotgun sequence genome contains these proteins:
- the LOC101053791 gene encoding uncharacterized protein LOC101053791 encodes MWRIPGQDYINQSIISPEKRSTNEKRKLDTLSEFHRLRSAQEAPSALGTPLEYLQNPWVRRSPHQCPERSGTLFLWERGPHFPLRTLLQHGPSCGWGRTAPPSGKAGAAHRLGRGRTPRRCARSRFAGPPNPAGLSTLGPARSAGGRFPGSLGFLRPGEGCAFGVTAGEAEGAARPRDLWHFRANPAGNKALDPPASGPPAVGNFPAPPAAPRGEKRPAPPPDPAVTTESREPARREAHSPCRPAASASHGDWKAGCDATRPVVGDKCDNPVPVLRDSTGNSLEQHYAFAT; translated from the exons ATGTGGCGGATCCCGGGCCAGGATTACATTAATCAAAGCATTATTTCCCCAGAGAAGCGGAGCACAAATGAGA AAAGGAAGCTGGACACCCTTTCGGAGTTTCACAGGCTCAGGTCTGCTCAGGAGGCACCTTCGGCCCTGGGCACCCCTCTGGAGTATTTGCAGAACCCGTGGGTCCGACGGAGTCCCCATCAGTGCCCGGAGAGGTCTGGAACTCTGTTCCTCTGGGAACGTGGCCCCCACTTTCCCCTTCGAACGCTGCTGCAGCATGGGCCCTCCTGTGGGTGGGGGCGCACAGCCCCACCGAGCGGGAAGGCAGGCGCGGCCCACCGGCTGGGCAGGGGCAGGACGCCCCGACGCTGCGCCCGCAGCAGATTCGCCGGTCCCCCCAACCCCGCCGGGCTCTCCACCCTAGGGCCCGCCAGGTCCGCGGGGGGCCGTTTCCCAGGCAGCCTGGGGTTCCTTCGGCCAGGGGAAGGGTGTGCATTTGGGGTGACTGCCGGGGAAGCCGAGGGCGCTGCTCGCCCGCGAGACCTCTGGCACTTTCGGGCCAACCCAGCGGGAAACAAGGCtctcgatccacccgcctccggcCCTCCAGCGGTGGGAAACTTTCCGGCGCCTCCCGCAGCTCCGCGAGGAGAGAAAAGGCCGGCTCCCCCTCCCGACCCCGCGGTAACCACTGAGTCCAGAGAGCCAGCCCGCAGGGAGGCACACTCCCCGTGCCGCCCCGCGGCCTCCGCCAGCCACGGAGACTGGAAAGCCGGCTGCGACGCCACGCGGCCCGTCGTTGGTGACAAGTGTGACAACCCCGTCCCGGTCCTACGG
- the POU3F3 gene encoding POU domain, class 3, transcription factor 3 yields MATAASNPYLPGNSLLAAGSIVHSEAAGAGGGGGGGGGGGGGGAGGGGGGMQPGSAAVTSGAYRGDPSSVKMVQSDFMQGAMAASNGGHMLSHAHQWVTALPHAAAAAAAAAAAAVEASSPWSGSAVGMAGSPQQPPQPPPPPPQGPDVKGGAGRDDLHAGTALHHRGPPHLGPPPPPPHQGHPGGWGAAAAAAAAAAAAAAAAHLPSMAGGQQPPPQSLLYSQPGGFTVNGMLSAPPGPGGGGGGAGGGAQSLVHPGLVRGDTPELAEHHHHHHHHAHPHPPHPHHAQGPPHHGGGGGGAGPGLNSHDPHSDEDTPTSDDLEQFAKQFKQRRIKLGFTQADVGLALGTLYGNVFSQTTICRFEALQLSFKNMCKLKPLLNKWLEEADSSTGSPTSIDKIAAQGRKRKKRTSIEVSVKGALESHFLKCPKPSAQEITNLADSLQLEKEVVRVWFCNRRQKEKRMTPPGIQQQTPDDVYSQVGTVSADTPPPHHGLQTSVQ; encoded by the coding sequence ATGGCCACGGCGGCTTCTAACCCCTACCTGCCGGGGAACAGCCTGCTCGCGGCCGGCTCCATTGTGCACTCGGAGGCAGCAGGGGCCGGCGGCGGCgggggtggcggcggcggcggcggcgggggcggtgcagggggcgggggcggcggcatGCAGCCGGGCAGCGCCGCGGTGACCTCGGGCGCTTACCGTGGGGACCCGTCCTCTGTCAAGATGGTCCAGAGCGACTTCATGCAGGGTGCCATGGCCGCCAGCAACGGCGGCCATATGCTGAGCCACGCGCACCAGTGGGTCACAGCCCTGCCccacgccgccgccgccgccgccgctgccgccgccgccgccgtggAGGCGAGCTCGCCGTGGTCGGGCAGCGCCGTGGGCATGGCAGGCAGCCCCCAGCagccgccgcagccgccgccgccaccgccgcagGGCCCCGACGTGAAGGGTGGCGCGGGGCGCGACGACCTGCACGCGGGCACAGCGCTGCATCACCGCGGGCCGCCGCACCTCGGCCCCCCGCCACCGCCCCCGCATCAGGGCCACCCCGGGGGCTGGGGGGcggccgccgctgccgccgcagccgccgccgccgccgccgccgccgcgcaccTCCCGTCCATGGCCGGGGGCCAGCAGCCACCGCCGCAGAGTCTGCTCTACTCGCAGCCCGGGGGCTTCACGGTGAACGGCATGCTGAGCGCGCCCCCGGggcccggcggcggcggcggcggagcggGCGGCGGCGCCCAGAGCCTGGTGCACCCGGGGCTGGTGCGCGGGGACACGCCAGAGCTGGCcgagcaccaccaccaccaccaccaccacgcgCATCCGCACCCGCCGCACCCGCACCACGCGCAGGGTCCGCCGCAccacggcggcggcggcggcggcgcggggccTGGACTCAACAGCCACGATCCTCACTCGGACGAGGACACGCCGACGTCGGACGACTTAGAGCAATTCGCCAAGCAGTTCAAGCAGCGGCGCATCAAGCTGGGCTTCACGCAGGCCGACGTGGGGCTGGCACTGGGCACGCTCTACGGCAACGTGTTCTCGCAGACCACCATCTGCCGCTTCGAGGCCCTGCAGCTGAGCTTCAAGAACATGTGCAAGCTCAAGCCACTGCTGAACAAGTGGCTGGAGGAGGCGGACTCAAGCACCGGCAGCCCCACGAGCATCGACAAGATCGCGGCGCAGGGCCGCAAGCGCAAGAAGCGGACCTCTATCGAGGTGAGCGTCAAGGGCGCGCTGGAGAGCCACTTCCTCAAGTGCCCCAAGCCCTCTGCGCAGGAGATCACCAACCTGGCCGACAGCCTGCAGCTCGAGAAGGAGGTGGTGCGGGTCTGGTTCTGCAATCGGCGCCAAAAGGAGAAGCGCATGACGCCGCCCGGGATCCAACAGCAGACGCCCGACGACGTCTACTCGCAGGTGGGCACTGTGAGCGCCGACACGCCACCGCCGCACCACGGGCTGCAGACGAGCGTGCAGTGA